Proteins from a single region of Gordonia hongkongensis:
- the sepH gene encoding septation protein SepH, which produces MRELRVVGVETDGSHVICQDPQSGEKFRIASDERLRAAARGDISRLGQIEIEMESALRPREIQARIRAGATVAEVAAAAGVGVDKIERFAHPVLLERSRATELAGAAHPIRHDGPAVATLVESVAEGLLAYGQNPNDADWDAWKGDDGYWVVQVAWSVGRTDNLAHWRYQPGSHGGSVDPLDDLADELTHPETIAPRRRLTPVATPEVAVETTPDGREEVTIDAASIIGAQRARHDRRTAAEDDGAVPFDFGFDDEPSADTAEASDTDDAAATSNADDAEADDSVPAPSSGPERPRRKKTRKPAVPAWEDVLLGVRSNGNS; this is translated from the coding sequence GCTCCGCGTCGTCGGGGTGGAAACCGACGGCTCCCATGTCATCTGCCAGGACCCGCAATCGGGCGAGAAATTCCGCATCGCCTCCGACGAACGCCTCCGCGCCGCCGCCCGCGGCGACATCTCACGACTGGGACAGATCGAGATCGAGATGGAGAGTGCATTGCGGCCACGCGAAATCCAGGCACGAATCCGAGCGGGTGCAACCGTCGCCGAGGTGGCGGCCGCAGCCGGGGTGGGTGTGGACAAGATCGAACGTTTCGCCCACCCGGTCCTCCTCGAACGCAGCCGCGCCACCGAACTCGCCGGCGCCGCGCATCCCATCCGCCATGACGGCCCGGCAGTGGCGACCCTGGTCGAGTCGGTCGCCGAGGGACTCCTCGCCTACGGCCAGAATCCCAACGACGCCGACTGGGACGCATGGAAGGGCGACGACGGGTACTGGGTGGTCCAGGTCGCGTGGAGCGTCGGACGCACCGACAACCTGGCGCACTGGCGCTACCAGCCGGGATCGCACGGTGGCAGCGTCGACCCGCTCGACGACCTGGCCGACGAGCTCACCCATCCCGAGACCATCGCGCCCCGTCGTCGGCTGACCCCGGTCGCCACCCCCGAAGTCGCCGTCGAGACGACCCCGGACGGTCGCGAAGAGGTCACCATCGACGCGGCCTCGATCATCGGTGCGCAGCGCGCCCGGCACGACCGCCGCACCGCGGCCGAGGACGACGGCGCCGTGCCGTTCGACTTCGGATTCGACGACGAGCCGTCCGCCGACACCGCCGAAGCCTCGGACACGGACGACGCGGCGGCCACTTCCAACGCCGACGACGCCGAGGCCGACGACTCGGTTCCCGCACCGTCGTCCGGCCCCGAACGTCCGCGCCGCAAGAAGACACGTAAACCGGCGGTCCCGGCGTGGGAGGATGTCCTGCTCGGCGTGCGCAGCAACGGGAACAGCTGA